From the genome of Pseudoxanthomonas sp.:
CGAACACGAACAGCTCGCCGCCGCGCGCGCGCACTTCCTGCATGTTGGATTTGACCTTCTCCAGCAGACGGTCGTTGGGCGCGATGAAGACCACCGGAATGGTGTCGTCCACCAGCGCCAGCGGGCCGTGCTTCAACTCGCCGGCCGGATAGGCCTCGGCGTGGATGTAGGAGATTTCCTTGAGCTTGAGCGCGCCTTCCAGCGCGATCGGATAGCTCAGGCCGCGGCCCAGGAACAACGCGTTTTCCTTGCCGGCGAAACGCTCGGCCCAGGCCGCGATCTGCGGTTCCAGGTTGAGCGCGTGCTGCACGCTGCCGGGCAGGCGACGCAGCTCTTCCAGGTACTGAGTTTCGTCTTCATCGCTGACCTTGCCATGCAGCTTGCCCAGCACCACGGTCAGCTGGAACAGCGCCGCCAGCTGGGTGGTGAAAGCCTTGGTCGAAGCCACGCCGATCTCGGCGCCGGCACGGGTGTAGCAGACCAGTTCGCTGGCGCGCGGGATGGCGCTTTCGGGCACGTTGCAGATCGACAGCGTATGCAGGTGGCCGAGTGACTTGGCGTATTTGAGCGCCTCCATCGTGTCCAGGGTTTCGCCGGACTGGGAGATGGTGACGACCAGGTGTTTCGGATTTGCGTACGCGGCGCGATAGCGGTACTCGCTGGCGATCTCCACGCTGCACGGCAGGCCGGCGATGGCTTCGATCCAGTAACGCGCGGTCAGGCCGGCGTAGTAGCTGGTGCCGCAGGCCAGGATCTGCACGCCTTCGATGCCGCGCAGCACGCTTTCCGCGTTTTTCCCGAACAGGGTGGCCGGGAAGCCGTTGGCATCGACTGCCGCCTCGATGGTGTCGGCGATGGCGCGCGGCTGCTCGTGGATCTCCTTCTGCATGAAGTGCCGGTACGGGCCCAGCTCCAGCGAAGCCAGCGACACGTCCGAGACGTGTACCTCGCGTTCGACGCGCGTATCGGTGGCGTCGAAGATGGTGACGCCTTCGCGGGTCACATCGACCGTATCGCCCTCTTCCAGGAAGATCACCTGGCGGGTGGCCTGGATGATGGCCGACACGTCCGAGGCGACGAAGTTCTCGCCATCGCCCAGGCCGATCAGCAGCGGGCAGCCCATGCGCGCGCACACCAGGCGCTCCGGCTCGGCACGACTGACCACCGCCAGCGCATAGGCGCCGGTGAGTTCCTTGACCGTGTGCTGCAGCGCGACCAACAGGTCGTCGCCGGACTTGAGGTGGTGATGGATGAGGTGGGCGATGACTTCGGTATCGGTCTGCGACTCGAAGGTGTAGCCCAGCGCGGCGAGCTTCTCGCGCTGTTCCTCGTGGTTTTCGATGATGCCGTTGTGGACCAACGCAACACCATGGCTGATGTGCGGGTGCGCGTTGGCTTCGGTCACCCCGCCATGGGTGGCCCAACGGGTATGGCCGATACCCAGCGTGGCGGTGAAGCCTTCGGCCTGGGCCGCGCCCTCCATCTCCGACACGCGGCCGGTCCGGCGCACGCGGCGCACCTGACGCTCGCGGCCCTGCCCGTCATCGACCACGGCGATGCCGGCCGAATCGTAGCCGCGGTATTCCAGCCGCTTGAGGCCCTCGATCAGAACAGGGACCACATCGCGATCCGCGATCGCGCCAACGATACCGCACATGGATACATCCTTCGAGACAGTGAAAACGACCTGCGCAGTGTACCGGGCCGCAGCCATCGCCCCGCTGTCCGCGCGGACGGCGGGAGTGTCCGCGCGGACACTGTCCGCGGGCTACCACCTTTGCGATTCAATGACTTGCGATTGGCACGCGGTGTGCATTGTCTGCGGGGACGATTCAGCCGAAGACGCGCCCCGCCCATGCAGCAGACCGACAACCCCTTCCGCATCCGCGACACCGCCGCCCAGGACATCGTGGTCGAGACCGGCAAGGGCGCGCACTGGAAGCGCTGGGGGCTGATCGGCGGCGGCGTGCTGGTCCTGGCCGCCGCACTGGTGTGGGTGGTGATGGGCTGGGCCGCGGGCGGGCGCTCGTTCGACGCCAGCCGGGTGCGCATCGCCACGGTGACCCGCGGCGACCTGGTCCGCGACCTGGCCGCCGATGGTCGCGTGATCACCGCCAACAGCCCGACCCTGTACGCTATCGACGGCGGCACGGTCACGCTGAAGGTGGTCGCTGGCGACGTGGTCAAGAAGAACGACGCGCTGGCGGTGATCGACAGCCCGGCGCTGCGCAGCAAGCTGGTCCAGGAGGAATCCACCCTGGCCGGCCTGCAGGCCGAGGCCAGCCGCGCCGCGCTGGATGTCGCCCAGGCGCGCTCGGAGGCCAGCAAGGCCATCGACCAGGCCAAGATCGACCGCCAGGCCGCCGCACGCGATGTCGAGCGCTACCAGCGCGCCTACGATGCCGGCGCCATGGCCCAGGTCGACCTGGCGCAGATGCAGGACAAGCTGAAGAAATCCGAGATCGAACTGGGCCATGCCCAGCAGGACGCCGCGCTCTCGCAGCAGGGCGCGCAGCTGGATGCGAAGAACAAGCAGCTGCTGGCCCAGCGCCAGGATGCGGTGGTGGACGAGCTCCAGCGCCAGGTGGAAGCCCTGACCCTGCGCGCGCCGTTCGATGGCCAGGTCGGCCAGGTGCAGATTTCCCAGGGCACCAACG
Proteins encoded in this window:
- the glmS gene encoding glutamine--fructose-6-phosphate transaminase (isomerizing), yielding MCGIVGAIADRDVVPVLIEGLKRLEYRGYDSAGIAVVDDGQGRERQVRRVRRTGRVSEMEGAAQAEGFTATLGIGHTRWATHGGVTEANAHPHISHGVALVHNGIIENHEEQREKLAALGYTFESQTDTEVIAHLIHHHLKSGDDLLVALQHTVKELTGAYALAVVSRAEPERLVCARMGCPLLIGLGDGENFVASDVSAIIQATRQVIFLEEGDTVDVTREGVTIFDATDTRVEREVHVSDVSLASLELGPYRHFMQKEIHEQPRAIADTIEAAVDANGFPATLFGKNAESVLRGIEGVQILACGTSYYAGLTARYWIEAIAGLPCSVEIASEYRYRAAYANPKHLVVTISQSGETLDTMEALKYAKSLGHLHTLSICNVPESAIPRASELVCYTRAGAEIGVASTKAFTTQLAALFQLTVVLGKLHGKVSDEDETQYLEELRRLPGSVQHALNLEPQIAAWAERFAGKENALFLGRGLSYPIALEGALKLKEISYIHAEAYPAGELKHGPLALVDDTIPVVFIAPNDRLLEKVKSNMQEVRARGGELFVFADQDSNFSESTGVHVIRTPRHTGVLSPVVHTIPVQLLAYHTALARGTDVDKPRNLAKAVTVE
- a CDS encoding efflux RND transporter periplasmic adaptor subunit; the protein is MQQTDNPFRIRDTAAQDIVVETGKGAHWKRWGLIGGGVLVLAAALVWVVMGWAAGGRSFDASRVRIATVTRGDLVRDLAADGRVITANSPTLYAIDGGTVTLKVVAGDVVKKNDALAVIDSPALRSKLVQEESTLAGLQAEASRAALDVAQARSEASKAIDQAKIDRQAAARDVERYQRAYDAGAMAQVDLAQMQDKLKKSEIELGHAQQDAALSQQGAQLDAKNKQLLAQRQDAVVDELQRQVEALTLRAPFDGQVGQVQISQGTNVAINAPILSVVDLSKFEVEIKVPESFARDLAIGVPAQLTSGSGDPYPGKISAVSPEVVAGEVTARVRFDGQQPPGLRQSQRMSARILLDTRKHVLKVERGPFVEQSGGRYAYVMAGSSAQRQPVQLGVSSLSETEVLSGLKEGDRVVVSGADQFGDAPRVTVH